Proteins found in one Mytilus edulis chromosome 2, xbMytEdul2.2, whole genome shotgun sequence genomic segment:
- the LOC139511299 gene encoding single-strand DNA endonuclease ASTE1-like, producing the protein MGVQGLTTIVNKNAAILLKDKDIIKTKLVIDGDSLVYFLYQNRNINLKHGGDYNNYADIIKAFFSALRSNQICPYVVFDGGYETDRRKHETHVRRARERISKSREINSSETTFAPMLSRLTFLEVIGTMKIPFVVCDFEADHDIATLANAFKCPVLSNDSDFFVYDLIKGYIPLETLFVSESSCIGKVYYAKYMQKVFPGLQISRLPVLAVTLGNDYIKRKNLYKFYSTLPDDPSIIDLTVIQRKAIRWSIGASLDDDLSRLEESLPETLRKFVKISLKMYSDTQCFESFDLVQYFSNKDTSTTSKLKERHRTGKIPVCAQNILNLQEIFLLCQVENISRKRSIHRSTLRLRKAIYAMLLGTEDTNIFEYDRYGGSLVRFNCTSTSLDRVQMPKYKEITKDHEKIDILCLIFRFENKEVLDDFSGNTKLFVLFLTYWAKHAKPNVDSIYIKSLILCHIVLTARTIVNTKHYHSGNSIVQILLNMHKLCGDKLKNLLRRSEKYFSLDLSNLSMNIVHGFSQYQSCFAFGTYLNQLLGNPIPLLSPQEVFNGTFLHNIYVRCKNYEEEKVDRKIKTIFQNNESLGKLYDDLVSAIKKNVNSARWEVKRIPQSVNRSPFTRGSRIFCSNIFSLLRRDVEA; encoded by the coding sequence atgGGTGTTCAAGGATTaacaacaattgtaaataaaaatgcaGCGATTTTGTTGAAAGACAAggatattataaaaacaaaactggTAATTGATGGCGATAGTCTGGTTTATTTCTTATATCAGAACAGGAATATTAACCTTAAACATGGCGGCGATTATAACAATTATGCTGACATAATTAAAGCCTTCTTCAGTGCTCTGAGGTCCAACCAAATATGTCCATATGTTGTGTTTGATGGTGGGTACGAAACCGACAGACGAAAACATGAAACACATGTACGTAGAGCAAGGGAAAGAATAAGTAAATCTAGAGAAATCAATAGCTCTGAGACTACATTTGCTCCTATGCTCTCCCGTTTAACTTTCCTTGAGGTGATTGGTACAATGAAAATACCTTTTGTGGTATGTGATTTTGAAGCCGATCACGACATTGCAACTCTTGCAAATGCATTCAAATGTCCAGTATTATCAAATGACAGTGATTTCTTTGTGTACGATTTAATAAAAGGATATATACCTTTAGAGACATTGTTTGTCTCAGAATCGTCCTGCATAGGCAAAGTCTATTATGCAAAATACATGCAGAAGGTTTTCCCTGGTTTGCAAATATCGAGATTACCCGTATTAGCTGTAACGTTGGGAAATGATTACATTAAAAGGAAGAACTTATATAAATTTTACTCAACTTTACCTGATGATCCTAGTATAATAGATCTAACCGTGATTCAAAGGAAAGCGATTCGTTGGTCTATAGGTGCTTCACTTGACGATGATCTATCAAGATTGGAAGAGAGTCTTCCGGAAACATTACGTAAATTTGTGAAAATATCCCTAAAAATGTATTCAGATACACAATGTTTTGAAAGCTTCGATCTTGTTCAATATTTTTCGAATAAGGATACGAGTACAACAAGCAAATTAAAGGAAAGACATCGAACAGGTAAAATACCTGTATGCGCTCAGAATATCCTTAATTTGCAAGAAATTTTTCTTCTGTGTCAAGTAGAAAACATTTCTAGAAAAAGATCAATACACAGATCTACTCTTCGATTACGAAAAGCAATATATGCAATGTTGTTGGGAACTGAAGATACAAACATATTTGAGTACGATCGGTATGGTGGATCACTTGTGCGCTTTAATTGTACATCGACATCGCTTGACCGAGTGCAAATGCCTAAATATAAGGAAATAACAAAGGATCATGAGAAAATAGATATTCTATGTTTAATCTTTAGATTTGAAAACAAAGAGGTTTTAGATGACTTCAGTGGTAATACAAAATTGTTTGTCCTCTTCTTAACGTACTGGGCAAAGCACGCTAAACCGAATGTGGATTCAATTTACATAAAGAGTTTGATTTTGTGTCACATTGTTCTTACCGCAAGAACAATTGTGAATACAAAACACTACCATTCTGGAAACTCGATTGTCCAGATTTTGTTAAACATGCACAAATTATGTGGCGACAAATTGAAAAATCTATTAAGAAGATCTGAAAAATATTTCTCATTAGATTTAAGTAATTTATCAATGAATATTGTGCACGGTTTTTCGCAATATCAATCTTGTTTTGCTTTTGGAACTTATCTGAATCAGCTTTTAGGAAATCCAATTCCACTGTTAAGTCCACAAGAAGTTTTTAATGGTACTTTCCTTCATAATATCTATGTACGTTGTAAAAACTACGAAGAAGAAAAGGTTGACAGAAAAATTAAGACAATTTTCCAAAATAACGAAAGTTTGGGAAAACTTTACGACGATTTAGTAtccgcaataaaaaaaaatgtaaacagcgCGAGATGGGAAGTGAAAAGAATACCACAGAGTGTCAACAGGTCACCTTTTACGAGAGGTTCTAGAATTTTCTGTTCTAACATATTTAGTCTACTTAGAAGGGATGTTGAAGCCTGA